In Bos indicus x Bos taurus breed Angus x Brahman F1 hybrid chromosome 1, Bos_hybrid_MaternalHap_v2.0, whole genome shotgun sequence, a single window of DNA contains:
- the RTP2 gene encoding receptor-transporting protein 2: MCTSLTTCEWKKVFYEKMEVAKPADSWELIIDPNLKPNELAPGWKQYLEQHASGRFHCTWCWHTWQSANVVILYHMYLDRAQRAGSVRMRVFKQLCYECGTARLDESSMLEENIENLVDNLITSLREQCYDEDGGQYRIHVASRPDSGPHRSEFCEACQEGIVHWKPSEKLLEEEVTFSGASKSRAQEGSGYNFFSLRWCLFWASLCLLIVYLQFSFRRSTFL, from the exons ATGTGCACCAGCCTGACCACTTGTGAATGGAAGAAAGTCTTCTATGAGAAGATGGAGGTGGCCAAACCAGCTGACAGCTGGGAGCTCATCATAGACCCCAACCTCAAGCCCAACGAGCTGGCTCCTGGCTGGAAGCAGTACCTGGAGCAGCATGCCTCAGGCAG GTTCCACTGCACCTGGTGCTGGCACACCTGGCAGTCAGCCAACGTGGTTATCCTCTACCACATGTACCTGGACCGCGCCCAGCGGGCGGGCTCGGTGCGCATGCGCGTCTTCAAGCAGCTGTGCTATGAGTGCGGCACGGCGCGGCTGGACGAGTCGAGCATGCTGGAGGAGAACATCGAGAACCTGGTGGACAACCTCATCACCAGCCTGCGCGAGCAGTGCTACGACGAGGACGGCGGCCAGTACCGCATCCACGTGGCCAGCCGCCCGGATAGCGGGCCGCACCGCAGCGAGTTCTGCGAGGCCTGCCAGGAGGGCATTGTGCACTGGAAGCCCAGCGAGAAGCTGCTAGAGGAGGAGGTGACCTTCTCCGGTGCCTCCAAGTCAAGGGCCCAGGAGGGATCCGGCTACAACTTCTTCTCCCTTCGCTGGTGCCTCTTCTGGGCCTCCCTCTGTCTGCTCATTGTCTATCTGCAGTTCTCCTTCCGAAGGTCGACCTTCCTTTAG